A portion of the Streptomyces platensis genome contains these proteins:
- a CDS encoding CAP domain-containing protein: MGRHRRSAPLAPDSAGAGPVDAPTAERPGAAATTRQRGHRAARGSGRAPVRTGLLGASAMVAMGAVAVASGLIPGHGQFDGGADGEQGDRVRAGALPEATEPMGGVSASPTDRATQEASRGGARTEVPESGRPSRSATRPVSPAPHQPSKSPTGATGSHRSAKPSEEPSSAAPERTVAASKTPDARSSAESQVLSLVNQERARAGCSPVTADQELAGLAQGFSDDMARRGFFGHTDPDGDTPWDRAEDAGIDDLGGENIARGQANAQSVMDSWMNSPGHRANILNCEYKTLGVGAHFGAGGPWWTQDFGF, encoded by the coding sequence ATGGGCCGCCATCGACGCTCTGCTCCCCTTGCCCCCGACTCCGCCGGTGCGGGGCCTGTTGACGCTCCGACGGCCGAACGGCCGGGCGCGGCGGCCACGACGCGGCAGCGCGGACATCGCGCGGCGCGCGGCAGCGGCAGGGCACCCGTCCGCACCGGACTGCTCGGCGCCTCCGCGATGGTGGCGATGGGAGCCGTGGCGGTCGCCTCCGGACTGATCCCCGGTCACGGCCAGTTCGACGGGGGTGCGGACGGCGAGCAGGGCGACCGGGTCCGGGCCGGTGCGCTGCCGGAGGCCACCGAGCCGATGGGCGGCGTCTCGGCCTCGCCGACCGACCGCGCCACCCAGGAGGCGAGCCGCGGCGGAGCCCGTACCGAGGTCCCGGAGAGCGGGCGCCCCTCCCGCAGCGCCACCCGGCCGGTGTCCCCCGCCCCGCACCAGCCGTCCAAATCACCCACCGGGGCGACCGGTTCGCACCGGTCGGCCAAGCCCTCCGAAGAGCCGAGCTCCGCGGCGCCCGAGCGCACCGTGGCCGCGTCGAAGACCCCCGACGCCCGGTCGTCCGCGGAGTCCCAGGTCCTGTCGCTCGTCAACCAGGAGCGCGCCCGGGCCGGGTGCTCGCCCGTGACGGCGGATCAGGAATTGGCCGGTCTCGCCCAGGGTTTCAGTGACGACATGGCCCGGCGGGGCTTCTTCGGCCACACGGACCCGGACGGCGACACGCCCTGGGACCGGGCCGAGGACGCGGGCATCGACGACCTCGGCGGCGAGAACATAGCCCGCGGCCAGGCCAACGCCCAGTCCGTCATGGACTCCTGGATGAACAGCCCCGGCCACCGCGCCAACATCCTCAACTGCGAGTACAAGACCCTCGGCGTCGGCGCCCACTTCGGGGCCGGCGGCCCGTGGTGGACCCAGGATTTCGGCTTCTGA
- the rsmD gene encoding 16S rRNA (guanine(966)-N(2))-methyltransferase RsmD yields MTRVIAGTAGGRRLAVPPGNGTRPTSDRAREGMFSTWESLDGPLAGARVLDLYGGSGAVGLEALSRGAAHVLLVEADARAVRTIRDNVRTVGLPGVEVRAGKAEQTAAAPPPGEPYDIAFLDPPYVVTDAELCEILITLRGQGWFAEQALVTVERSTRGGTFPWPDGFEAIKARRYGEGTLWYGRAASTSAESTSASVS; encoded by the coding sequence ATGACCCGCGTGATCGCCGGTACAGCCGGCGGCCGCCGCCTGGCCGTACCACCGGGAAACGGCACCCGCCCCACCTCCGACCGGGCGCGCGAGGGCATGTTCTCCACCTGGGAGTCGCTCGACGGGCCGCTGGCCGGAGCCCGGGTGCTCGATCTGTACGGCGGGTCCGGCGCGGTCGGCCTGGAGGCCCTCTCGCGCGGTGCCGCGCACGTCCTGCTGGTCGAGGCCGATGCCCGCGCCGTACGCACGATCCGGGACAACGTCCGTACGGTCGGCCTTCCCGGCGTCGAGGTCCGGGCCGGCAAGGCCGAGCAGACCGCCGCCGCACCGCCCCCGGGCGAGCCGTACGACATCGCCTTCCTGGACCCGCCCTACGTGGTCACCGACGCGGAACTCTGCGAGATCCTGATCACACTCCGTGGTCAGGGCTGGTTTGCGGAGCAGGCACTCGTCACCGTGGAACGCAGCACCAGAGGCGGCACGTTCCCATGGCCGGACGGATTTGAAGCGATCAAGGCCCGTCGCTACGGCGAAGGGACGCTTTGGTACGGTCGCGCCGCTTCGACGTCCGCCGAATCGACGTCAGCAAGCGTGTCATGA
- the coaD gene encoding pantetheine-phosphate adenylyltransferase, with protein MTGSESEETELRRAVCPGSFDPITNGHLDIIARASKLYDVVHVAVMINQSKQGLFTVDERIDLIRRATAEYGNVEVEAFHGLLVDFCKQRDIPAIVKGLRAVSDFDYELQMAQMNNGLSGVETLFVPTNPTYSFLSSSLVKEVAAWGGDVSHLVPPFVLEALTERLRKKD; from the coding sequence ATGACCGGATCGGAGAGCGAGGAGACCGAGTTGCGCCGCGCCGTCTGTCCGGGGTCGTTCGACCCCATCACCAACGGGCACCTGGACATCATCGCCCGTGCCTCCAAGCTGTACGACGTGGTCCATGTCGCCGTGATGATCAACCAGTCCAAGCAGGGGCTGTTCACGGTCGACGAGCGGATCGACCTGATCCGCCGGGCCACCGCCGAGTACGGCAACGTGGAGGTCGAGGCCTTCCACGGCCTGCTCGTCGACTTCTGCAAGCAGCGCGACATCCCCGCGATCGTCAAGGGGCTGCGGGCCGTCAGCGACTTCGACTACGAGCTCCAGATGGCCCAGATGAACAACGGCCTGTCCGGTGTGGAGACGCTCTTCGTCCCCACCAACCCGACCTACAGCTTCCTCTCCTCCAGCCTCGTGAAGGAGGTCGCCGCCTGGGGCGGCGATGTCTCCCACCTGGTCCCGCCGTTCGTCCTCGAAGCCCTCACCGAGCGCCTGCGGAAGAAGGACTGA
- a CDS encoding ATP synthase F0 subunit B, translating into MDVQKKLDDIVATVGGARSMPMSASCVVNRAELLAMLEEVRAALPGSLAQAQELLGGREQMVEQARAEAERIIETAHAQRGSLISDTEVARQSQEEADRILADARREAEEIRAEADDYVDSKLANFEVVLTKTIGSVDRGREKLLGRGPGLDEQGYVDTEAPERSGDPETLKQRADAYVDAKFGAFQAVLTKTLEAVGRGRDKLQGARAIDELAIHLAAQGDAQSGPQADADYLAGLADISAEQAPQPPQAPPMPQTQPQQQPQEHQQPLQPQLQQQGYYTDPAAYPQQDVYGYQQPQQAAYAQDPQQQSAYGYDWQQQAQQQAQQQGYDPHAYLPQQVPQQPQHAPHGHAEQPGALDETSLFDTSMIDLDQLRAYEEGRQ; encoded by the coding sequence GTGGACGTGCAGAAGAAGCTCGACGACATCGTCGCGACCGTCGGCGGTGCCCGGTCCATGCCCATGTCGGCCTCGTGCGTGGTCAACCGCGCCGAGCTGCTCGCCATGCTGGAAGAGGTGCGCGCGGCGCTGCCGGGCTCCCTGGCACAGGCGCAGGAGCTGCTCGGCGGGCGGGAGCAGATGGTCGAGCAGGCGCGGGCGGAAGCGGAGCGGATCATCGAGACCGCGCACGCCCAGCGCGGCTCACTGATCTCCGACACCGAGGTCGCCCGGCAGTCCCAGGAGGAGGCGGACCGGATCCTGGCGGACGCCCGCCGGGAGGCGGAGGAGATCCGCGCCGAGGCCGACGACTACGTCGACAGCAAGCTCGCCAACTTCGAGGTCGTGCTCACCAAGACCATCGGTTCCGTCGACCGCGGCCGCGAGAAGCTGCTCGGCCGTGGCCCGGGGCTCGACGAGCAGGGCTATGTGGACACCGAGGCCCCCGAGCGCAGCGGCGACCCGGAGACCCTCAAGCAGCGCGCGGACGCCTATGTGGACGCCAAGTTCGGGGCGTTCCAGGCCGTGCTGACCAAGACGCTGGAGGCCGTCGGCCGGGGCCGCGACAAGCTCCAGGGCGCCCGTGCGATCGATGAGCTGGCGATCCACCTGGCGGCGCAGGGCGATGCGCAGTCCGGCCCGCAGGCCGACGCCGACTACCTCGCCGGCCTGGCGGACATCAGCGCCGAGCAGGCCCCGCAGCCGCCCCAGGCGCCCCCGATGCCCCAGACGCAGCCCCAGCAGCAGCCCCAGGAGCATCAGCAGCCCCTCCAGCCCCAGCTTCAGCAGCAGGGCTACTACACCGACCCCGCGGCCTACCCGCAGCAGGACGTCTACGGCTATCAGCAGCCACAGCAGGCGGCGTACGCCCAGGACCCCCAGCAGCAGAGTGCGTACGGCTACGACTGGCAGCAGCAGGCCCAGCAGCAGGCCCAACAGCAGGGCTACGACCCGCATGCGTACCTCCCGCAGCAGGTGCCCCAGCAGCCCCAGCACGCCCCGCACGGCCACGCCGAGCAGCCGGGCGCGCTGGACGAGACCAGCCTCTTCGACACGAGCATGATCGACCTGGACCAGCTCCGGGCGTACGAGGAGGGGCGTCAGTAG
- a CDS encoding YceD family protein — protein MNARLDHRSPLVFDTRELGRRPGALKRVSRSVEAPRDLGNEVIGVPEGAPIELDLRLESVMDGVLVTGTGRATVKGECVRCLEPLERQLDADFQEMFAYPDADARVHEDAGDDAEDEEDTLFLEDDLFDLEPVLRDAVVLALPMQPVCQDDCPGLCSDCGVRLADDPDHHHDAVDIRWAALQGLAGTVKDGEKDNMGGAEAGVDEKQEK, from the coding sequence ATCAACGCCCGCCTCGACCACCGTTCCCCTCTCGTGTTCGACACACGCGAGCTGGGGCGGCGTCCCGGTGCGCTCAAGAGGGTCTCCCGCTCCGTCGAGGCTCCCCGGGACCTCGGCAATGAGGTCATCGGCGTGCCCGAGGGCGCACCGATCGAGCTCGACCTCCGCCTGGAGTCGGTCATGGACGGGGTGCTTGTCACAGGCACCGGCCGTGCAACCGTCAAGGGGGAGTGCGTAAGGTGTCTGGAGCCGCTGGAGCGACAGCTCGACGCGGACTTCCAGGAGATGTTCGCCTACCCCGACGCCGACGCCCGGGTCCATGAGGACGCCGGCGACGACGCCGAGGACGAGGAGGACACCCTCTTCCTCGAGGACGACCTGTTCGACCTCGAACCCGTGCTGCGTGATGCGGTGGTGCTTGCACTGCCGATGCAGCCGGTGTGCCAGGACGACTGCCCGGGCCTGTGCTCCGACTGCGGAGTGCGGCTCGCGGACGACCCGGACCACCACCACGACGCCGTCGACATCCGTTGGGCGGCACTGCAGGGACTCGCCGGGACCGTCAAGGACGGCGAGAAGGACAACATGGGCGGCGCCGAAGCGGGCGTCGACGAGAAGCAGGAGAAGTAG
- a CDS encoding flavodoxin family protein: MPTPVVSLAYHSGFGHTAVLAEAVRAAATEAGATVHLIKVDEITEAQWAQLDASDAIVFGSPTYMGTASGAFHTFAEASSKRWATRAWQDKLAAGFTNSASKSGDKLHTLQFFTVLAAQHGMTWVSLNLLPGWNSSTASENDLNRLGFFLGAAAQSPNDQGAEGVHKADIATAEHLGRRIAEQARIVVAGRAALAA; the protein is encoded by the coding sequence CTGCCCACCCCCGTCGTCTCGCTCGCCTACCACTCCGGCTTCGGCCACACCGCCGTACTGGCCGAGGCCGTCCGGGCCGCCGCCACCGAGGCCGGCGCCACCGTTCACCTGATCAAGGTCGACGAGATCACCGAAGCCCAGTGGGCGCAGCTCGATGCCTCCGACGCGATCGTCTTCGGCTCGCCGACGTACATGGGCACGGCCTCCGGCGCCTTCCACACCTTCGCCGAGGCGAGTTCCAAGCGCTGGGCCACCCGTGCCTGGCAGGACAAGCTCGCCGCCGGATTCACCAACTCCGCCTCCAAGAGCGGCGACAAGCTGCACACCCTCCAGTTCTTCACGGTGCTCGCCGCCCAGCACGGGATGACCTGGGTCAGCCTCAACCTGCTCCCCGGCTGGAACTCCTCCACCGCGTCCGAGAACGACCTGAACCGGCTGGGCTTCTTCCTGGGCGCCGCCGCCCAGTCCCCGAATGACCAGGGTGCCGAGGGCGTCCACAAGGCCGATATCGCCACCGCCGAGCACCTCGGACGGCGGATCGCCGAGCAGGCCCGCATCGTCGTCGCGGGCCGCGCGGCACTCGCCGCCTGA
- the mutM gene encoding bifunctional DNA-formamidopyrimidine glycosylase/DNA-(apurinic or apyrimidinic site) lyase — protein MPELPEVEVVRRGLERWVSGRTIDAVEVRHPRAIRRHTAGAADFAARLKGLRLGTARRRGKYLWIPVTGGGPAAQTAAEGIPPMVTPSVTHGLAILAHLGMSGQLLVQPQDAADEKHLRIRVRFADDLATELRFVDQRTFGGLSLHDTVPGDADLLPDVIAHIARDPLDPAFDDAAFHDALRRRRTTVKRALLDQTLISGVGNIYADEALWRSKLHYERPTATFTRPRTAELLGHVRDVMNAALAVGGTSFDSLYVNVNGESGYFERSLDAYGREDEPCRRCGTPIRRRPWMNRSSYFCPRCQRPPRA, from the coding sequence GTGCCCGAGCTGCCCGAGGTCGAGGTCGTACGCCGCGGACTGGAGCGCTGGGTCAGCGGCCGCACGATCGACGCCGTCGAGGTGCGGCATCCGCGTGCGATCCGCCGGCACACCGCCGGGGCGGCCGATTTCGCGGCCCGGCTCAAGGGGCTGCGCCTCGGGACGGCCCGGCGGCGCGGCAAATACCTCTGGATTCCGGTGACCGGCGGCGGTCCGGCCGCCCAGACCGCGGCGGAGGGCATCCCTCCGATGGTCACGCCGTCCGTCACCCACGGGCTGGCGATCCTGGCCCACCTCGGCATGAGCGGCCAGCTGCTGGTCCAGCCGCAGGACGCCGCCGACGAGAAGCACCTGCGGATCCGCGTCCGCTTCGCCGACGACCTGGCCACCGAACTCCGCTTCGTCGACCAGCGCACTTTCGGTGGCCTCTCGCTGCACGACACCGTCCCCGGTGACGCCGATCTGCTGCCCGACGTCATCGCCCATATCGCCCGGGACCCGCTCGATCCCGCCTTCGACGACGCCGCCTTCCACGACGCGCTGCGCCGCCGCCGGACCACCGTCAAGCGCGCGCTGCTCGACCAGACGCTGATCAGCGGCGTCGGCAACATCTATGCGGACGAGGCGCTCTGGCGCAGCAAGCTCCACTACGAGCGGCCGACCGCCACCTTCACCCGGCCGCGCACCGCCGAGCTGCTCGGCCACGTACGGGACGTGATGAACGCCGCGCTCGCCGTCGGCGGCACCAGCTTCGACAGCCTCTATGTCAACGTCAACGGTGAGTCCGGCTACTTCGAGCGCTCGCTGGACGCCTACGGCCGCGAGGACGAGCCCTGCCGCCGCTGCGGTACCCCGATCCGCCGCCGCCCCTGGATGAACCGCTCCAGCTACTTCTGCCCCCGCTGCCAGCGGCCGCCGCGCGCCTGA
- a CDS encoding acylphosphatase yields MNEAVRVTAWVRGQVQGVGFRWFTRANALRIGELAGFAVNLGDGRVQVVAEGPKERCDQLLDWLRTGDTPGRVDGVTEIWDTPRGGYDGFEIR; encoded by the coding sequence ATGAATGAAGCTGTCCGAGTGACCGCCTGGGTGCGTGGTCAGGTCCAGGGCGTCGGGTTCCGCTGGTTCACCCGGGCCAACGCCCTTCGCATCGGCGAACTCGCGGGATTTGCCGTCAATCTGGGTGACGGCCGCGTCCAGGTGGTCGCCGAGGGCCCGAAGGAGCGCTGCGATCAGTTGCTCGACTGGCTCCGCACCGGAGACACGCCCGGGCGGGTCGATGGAGTCACTGAGATCTGGGACACGCCCCGCGGCGGTTACGACGGCTTCGAGATCCGCTGA
- the rpmF gene encoding 50S ribosomal protein L32, which yields MAVPKRKMSRSNTRHRRSQWKAAVPTLVACERCHEPKQQHIACPSCGTYNKRQVLEV from the coding sequence GTGGCTGTTCCGAAGCGGAAGATGTCGCGCAGCAACACGCGCCACCGCCGGTCGCAGTGGAAGGCTGCGGTCCCCACCCTGGTGGCGTGCGAGCGCTGCCACGAGCCGAAGCAGCAGCACATCGCGTGCCCGAGCTGCGGCACCTACAACAAGCGCCAGGTCCTCGAGGTCTGA
- a CDS encoding winged helix-turn-helix transcriptional regulator: MATETTGETDGEPTPGCTDDLAYNVFARDCPSRDALRHITDRWGSLTLGALLDGTFRFNELRRRVAGVSEKMLAQTLHALERDGLVHRTAQQTNPPRVDYALTPMGDQVARQLRMLIDLVEDRMPQVMQAREQYDAQRTDG, translated from the coding sequence ATGGCGACCGAAACCACCGGCGAGACGGACGGGGAGCCCACCCCCGGCTGTACGGACGACCTGGCCTACAACGTCTTCGCGCGCGACTGCCCGTCCCGCGACGCGCTCCGGCACATCACCGACCGATGGGGCAGCCTGACCCTCGGCGCCCTGCTCGACGGCACCTTCCGCTTCAACGAACTGCGCCGCCGGGTGGCCGGGGTGAGCGAGAAGATGCTGGCCCAGACTCTGCACGCACTGGAGCGGGACGGACTCGTGCACCGCACCGCACAGCAGACCAACCCACCCCGCGTCGATTACGCGCTGACGCCGATGGGCGACCAGGTCGCCCGTCAGCTGCGGATGCTGATCGACCTGGTGGAGGACCGGATGCCGCAGGTCATGCAGGCCCGCGAGCAGTACGACGCCCAGCGCACCGACGGCTGA
- the rnc gene encoding ribonuclease III — protein sequence MSDANSTSRKRGDEPTPADTASSHTLLEGRLGYQLESALLVRALTHRSYAYENGGLPTNERLEFLGDSVLGLVVTDTLYRIHPDLPEGQLAKLRAAVVNSRALAEVGRGLDLGAFIRLGRGEEGTGGRDKASILADTLEAVIGAVYLDQGLDAAGELVHRLFDPLIEKSSSLGAGLDWKTSLQELTATEGLGVPEYLVTETGPDHEKTFTAAARVGGVSYGTGTGRSKKEAEQQAAESAWRAIRAAADEAAKAASSGDGAPPAAEDSAPAAGDGSSSAH from the coding sequence ATGTCAGACGCCAATTCGACTTCCCGCAAACGCGGGGATGAACCGACTCCGGCGGACACAGCCTCGTCGCACACGCTTCTGGAAGGGCGGCTCGGGTATCAGCTCGAGTCCGCCCTTCTGGTGCGTGCGCTGACGCACCGCTCGTACGCATACGAGAACGGCGGTCTGCCCACCAACGAGCGGCTCGAATTCCTCGGGGATTCGGTGCTCGGCCTGGTGGTCACGGACACGCTGTACCGGATCCACCCCGATCTCCCGGAAGGCCAGCTGGCCAAGCTCCGGGCCGCGGTGGTCAACTCGCGTGCGCTTGCCGAGGTGGGCCGTGGCCTCGACCTCGGTGCCTTCATCCGCCTCGGACGGGGCGAAGAGGGTACGGGCGGCCGGGACAAGGCCTCCATCCTCGCCGACACCCTTGAAGCGGTGATCGGCGCGGTCTATCTCGACCAGGGCCTCGACGCGGCCGGCGAGCTGGTGCACCGGCTCTTCGACCCGCTCATCGAGAAGTCCTCCAGCCTGGGCGCAGGCCTGGACTGGAAGACCAGCCTCCAGGAACTCACCGCGACCGAAGGTCTCGGCGTTCCGGAGTACCTGGTCACCGAGACCGGCCCCGATCACGAGAAGACCTTTACTGCTGCCGCCCGCGTCGGTGGTGTCTCGTACGGCACCGGCACCGGCCGCAGCAAGAAGGAAGCCGAGCAGCAGGCGGCCGAGTCCGCGTGGCGTGCGATTCGCGCCGCGGCGGACGAGGCGGCCAAGGCGGCCTCCTCCGGCGACGGTGCGCCGCCGGCAGCCGAGGACTCGGCTCCGGCCGCCGGCGACGGTTCGTCGTCGGCACACTGA